The uncultured Trichococcus sp. DNA segment CCAAATATTGGTTGTTTGATGTAAACGGCGAGCCTTCGATGGTCGGAGCCGCTGATGTGGCGCTCCAAGAAGGAGACGTAATCGTGTGGAACCTGACAGAAATGTAAGGAAAACAGTGGGGTTCGGGGTAAGACGGCTGGCGCTGCTGTCGATTTTGACGGCTCTGAGCTATGTCGGGAGAATGGTGTTCCAGTTCATCCCGAATGTCCAGCCGGTGACCGCCGTGCTGATCATCCTGACGCTGACGCTGGGCATGACGGACGGCTTCATTGTGGCCATCCTGTCCATTGTTTTGACCAATTTCCTGCTGGGGATGGGGCCATGGACGATCGCGCAGATCGCCAGTTTCGGTGTTCTGATCGTGGTAACGGGCCTGGTCATGAAGCCGTTCTACAGCACAAGCCAAAAAAGGAGCCGCAGAATCTTTTTCGCGCTGTTTGCCTTTTTCGGGGGACTGCTTTACGGGTTCGTAATCTCCATCATTTCCGTAAAATTGATGGGCATCAACAGTTTTTGGGCCTATTACATCGCCGGGATCCCTTTCGATCTCCTGCACGGCCTGGGGAATGCCGGGTTCTATCTGATTCTGGAGCCGATTTTGGCGCCCTTGTTGCTGGCGCAACAGAAAAAAACATAAAAATTGAGAAGACTGTAGCGGATTCCTTGCACGGGAGTCCGCTATAGTTTTTTCTGTTTTTGCGCTATCTGTGATATAGTAGGACACGAGAATCGAGAGATAAGGGAGCAAATATAAATTATGGGAAAGAGTCTAGTATTAGCTGAAAAACCATCGGTGGCGCGCGATATCGCCCGCGTGCTGCAGTGCGAGAAACAGGGTCAAGGATACCTGGAGGGGAAAGACTACATCGTCACTTGGGCCTTGGGGCATCTTGTGACGCTTGCCGATCCGGAAGCCTATGATGTGAAATACAAAAATTGGAATTTGGCTGATCTGCCGATGCTTCCGCAAGACCTGAAGCTGACTGTCATCAAGCAGTCCGGCAAGCAGTTCAATGCCGTCAAGTCTCAACTGGTGCGGAATGACGTTTCCGACATCATCATCGCAACGGATGCCGGCCGCGAGGGCGAACTGGTCGCCCGCTGGATCATCGAAAAAGCGAAAGTCACCAAGCCCGTCAAGCGCCTGTGGATATCGTCCGTGACGGACAAGGCCATCAAAGACGGCTTCCAGAACCTGAAGCCGGGCAAGGACTATGAAAACCTGTACCAGTCGGCCGTGGCCCGTTCGGAAGCGGATTGGTACATCGGCCTGAATGCGACCCGCGCGCTGACGACGAAATTCAATGCCCAGTTGAACTGCGGCCGCGTCCAGACGCCGGTCGTCGCCATCATCGCCAGACGCGAAGCAGAAATCAAAAAATTCCAACCGAAGACGTATTACGGCATCGAGGCGCAGACCGATACGAAGCTGAAGCTGATTTGGCAGGACGAGAAAACGAACGACACGAAGAGTTTCGAGCGCGACAAGGTCACAGCCATCATCAAAAAGTTGGATAAGCAGCAAGCGACTGTTGTGGCGGTCGACCGCAAACCGAAAAAAGCCTATGCACCAGGCCTGTATGACCTGACCGAACTGCAACGCGACGCCAATAAGCTTTTTGGCTATTCCGCCAAAGAAACATTGAACATCATGCAGAAACTCTATGAGCAGCACAAATTATTGACTTATCCGCGTACGGATTCCCGCTACCTGTCGAACGACATCGTTGCCACTCTGCCGGACAGGCTGAAGGCATGCGCCATCAAGGAATACCGTCCGCTTGTGAACAAGGTGTTGGCGAAACCGATCAAGGCGAACAAATCTTTCGTCGACGACAGCAAAGTGTCCGATCACCATGCCATCATCCCGACGGAGCAGGTCGTCCTGATCGGGAAACTGTCGGCGCAGGAACTCAAAATCTATGACTTGGTCGTGAAGCGCTTCTTGGCTGTGCTTTTCCCGGCTTACGAATATGAGCAACTGACTTTGCGCGCGGACATCGGGGGCGAACGCTTCGTGGCCCGCGGCAAAACGGTCACCGCAGCCGGTTGGAAGGAAGTCTACAGCAATCGCACGGAGGATGAGGAGTCGGAAGACGGTCTCCAGGAGCAACTGTTGCCGAAAATCGAAGCAGGCGATGTGTTGGCTGTCCGTTACGTGAGTGAGACATCAGGACAAACGAAACCACCTGCCTACTTCAATGAAGCGACGCTCTTGACGGCGATGGAAAATCCGGCTAAATATATGGAGACGGCCGACAAAGCTTTGGCGCAGACGCTGAAGGAAACAGGCGGACTGGGAACCGTCGCTACGCGTGCCGACATCATCGAGAAACTGTTCAATTCCTTCCTGATCGAAAGACGCGGACAGGAAATCCATGTCACTTCCAAAGGCAAGCAATTGCTGGAGCTGGTTCCGGAAGAGCTGAAATCCCCGGCCCTGACAGCCGAGTGGGAGCGGAAGCTCGAGCAGATCGCTGCCGGCAAGCTGAAGAAGGACGTATTCATAAACGAAATGAAGGCCTATACGAAAGAGATCGTTTCGGAAATCAAGACGAGCGAAGGCAAGTTCAAGCACGAGAACATCTCCACCAAGACCTGCCCGGAATGCGGCAAACCGATGCTGGAAGTGAACGGCAAAAAAGGCAAGATGCTTGTGTGCCAGGACCGCGATTGCGGTTACCGCAAGAATGTGGCGCGTGTCACCAACGCGCGCTGTCCGCAGTGCATGAAAAAAATGGAGCTGCACGGCGAAGGCGACGGCCAGATTTTCACCTGCAAGTGCGGTTACCGCGAAAAGCTTTCGGCCTTCAACGAACGACGCAAAAAAGGCTCCGGCGGAAAAGCCGCGAAGCAGGACGTCCAAAAATATCTGAAGAAACAGAATAAAGATGAAGAGCCGGTCAACAACGCCTTGTTCGAGGCGCTGAAGAAACTCAAACTGGACGATTAAGGATAATCAGGCCGAAAAGGACTGCGATGGCGCTTTTTATTGCCCTTCGCAGTCCTTTTTCAATCGTATTTCGGGAATGCGCGTATGTTATAATTGTAGGGTATCGATTGCCTTATAAGTCTCAGACGGCAATCCTGTCAGGGGGAGAAACTAGCATGAAAACAGTCATTTTAGCCGAAAAAGCCTCGCAGGCGGCCGCCTACGCGAGCTCTTTCCAAAAGAAGGCGACGGTTGCCGGGAACTACGTGATCCAGGACAGCCTGTTCGATGGCGAGACGGTCATCGTGCATGCCTCGGGGCACCTTTTGGGGCTGCTGCAGCCGGAAGAATATGATCCGAAATGGAAAAAATGGAGCCTGGACCACTTGCCTATTTTCCCGGAAAACTATAAATACAAGATCCAATACGGAAAAGGCAAGCAGATGGCGAACATCAAACAGCAGCTCAAGGAAGCCGACCGCATCATCATCGCCACCGACTCGGACCGCGAAGGGGAAAATATCGCCCGCTCGATCATCCGGCATGCCGGCGCGGAAAAGAAGGAGATGAAGCGTCTCTGGATCAACAGTCTGGAATCCAATGAGATCCGTCGTGGATTCACCGAATTGCTGGATGGGAAAGACACGTATCCATCCTACATCGAAGCCCAAAGCCGGGAAATCGCCGACTGGCTGGTGGGGATGAACCTGAGCCGGCTGTACACCATTGCGCTCCAGAAAGCCGGGATCAAAGAAGGTGCCTTTTCGGTCGGCCGCGTGCAGACGCCGACACTCTTCATGATCTACAAGCGCATGAAGGAGATCGCCGCCTTCAAGGAAGAGACGCATTATGAATGTTTGGCCCGCATCACGGTCACGAATGGGACGTTCGAAGCGAAGTACCAGCATGAATTTGAGTCCAAACAGGAAATGAAAACCTTCATCTCGACGCACAAATTGGCGGCTGAGATGCCTGCCGTCATCAAGCGCTTCGAAGCCAATGAGAACAAGCGGGAGTTGGCGCCGCGCCTGTATTCGCTCAGCGATCTGCAGCGGGCAGCCAACGCCAAATTCAAGATGGGTGCGAAAGACACATTGGCAACCGTCCAGTCGTTGTACGAAGCGAAGCTGCTTTCCTATCCACGGACGGACGCGACGGTCATCACCAAAAATGAATTCGCCTACCTGAAGGCCAATCTTTCCGGCTATTTGGGGATATTGGGCCACACCATCGACAAGCCGAATCTGACTCCGCGCAAAAAGCACGTCGACGATGCCAAAGTGCAGGAGCATTATGCCATCATCCCGACGAAAAAAGTGCCGGATCAGGCCCGGATCGCGAAACTGAATGCGAACCAGCAGAAAATCTATGATCTCGTCCTGCGCCGGACAATGGCGATGTTCGAAGCGGACTTCATCTACGATGAACCGACCATCATTACCGATATAGGCGGACTGGATTTCGTGGCATCCGGCAAGATCATCAAAAATCTCGGATGGAAGAAGCTGGAAGGCAACACAAGGGAAAAAGGCGAACCTGAGGACAAAATCCTACCGATGGTTACGGTAGGGGAAACCGGAACAGCCGTTTTGGCCACGAAGGAGAAGAAGACCACCCCTCCGAAACCTTACACAGAAGGCACTCTGATCGCAGCCATGAAGAACGCCGGCAAAGAGGTGGATGATGCCGAGGACAAGGCGATCCTGAAGGAAACGCACGGCATCGGAACGGAAGCGACCCGCGCCGGCGTCATCGAAAACCTGAAGGACAGAGGCTACATAACGGCCTCGAAGAATCAGTTGGCGATCACCGAAAAGGGCACGTTGCTTTGTGAGGCCGTGGCCGGCAACAAGATGAGCGATGTCGCCTTCACGGCCGAATGGGAAAAATATTTGGCGAAAATCCATAAAGGCGAGGGCGACCAGGACTATTTCCTGGAGAACATCAAACGTTTCGTTATGGAAATCCTCGGCACGAAGAACGAGATGCTGCAGTCCGAAGGGATAGCGGAGCGCATCGATGCTGCAGGCGACGGTGCGGTCGTGGGCGTTTGCCCGGTCTGCGGGAAAGAAGCGATCATCAAGGGCAGTTATCTTCAATGCCAGGACTACGGCGAGTCCTGTTCATTCCGGATTTCCCGCTATATCGCCCGCCGCTACCTGTCACCCGAGGAAGCCAAAGAACTGTTGGCCCGAAAAGAAACGAAGCGCCTTTCCGGTTTCAAGAAAAAAGACGGCAAGAGTTTTTCGACGGCCTTGCTGCTGGGGAAGGACGAAGCGGGCAATTATGCCGTTTCCTTCAAACCGTTCGCACCGAGCAAGAAAAAGCCGTTGCGCAAAAAAACACAATGAACCTAAAAAGGTATCCGGGATTTCCCCTGGATACCTTTTGGTTTTTCAGTCGTGGTGCTTAACCCAAATAATCTGATTCATCTGTCAGTCTCACAGCGGTTCCGCTGCAAGTGACCATCAGCATGCCGTTATCGGCTCCCAGCACTTCATAGTCCATTTTCATGCCGATGATGGCATTTGCACCTTTTGCTGATGCCCGGCTTTCCATTTCCGCCAAGGCGTTTTCGCGCGCTATGGTCAATTCATCTTCGTAGCTCTTTGAGCGTCCGCCGACGATATTGCGGATGCCGGCTCCGAAATCCTTGAAAACGTTGATGCCCGTGATGACTTCTCCGAAAACGATGCCTTCATAGGAAGTGACTTTTTTGTCCTCGACATGGGTGGTTGTTGTGATAATCATAGGGTAAACCTTCCTTTCTTCATGAAGCTGAAAAATCAGTGCAACAAATCGATTATAAATTTCTGATGATAAACTCATTATATCAAAAGTCCGACTGGAAAAGAAACAGAAACTTGGCATCTTGGTGGCCGCCGGGCAGAAAAAGGTTACGGGGAAAAAGTGTGCAGCTTGTTCCTTAATGGTAAAATGGAGGGGATCCGAAACAGAAGGGACTTGTTACCATGAAATTTGAAAAAATTCACCATGTGGCGATCATCGCCTCCGACTATGAGGCTTCCAAAGTCTTCTACACAGAAGTGCTGGAATTGCCGATCATCCGAGAAAACTACCGGGCGGACAGGGACTCCTACAAACTTGATCTCAAGCTGGGGGAGAGCGAAATCGAGCTGTTCTCATTTCCGAATCCGCCTGAGCGCCTGAGCGGTCCGGAATCAGTCGGGCTCCGCCATCTTTGCTTCTATGTGGAGGATGTCGAGGCGACTGTGGCGGAATTGAACCGCAAGGGCGTGGAGACTGAGCCGATCCGGCTGGATGACTACACGAACAAAAAATTCACTTTTTTCAAGGATCCGGACGGCTTGCCGCTGGAACTGCATGAATAAAGCATAGCTGGAACGGGGAGCGTCTCATTTGAGGCGCTCCCCGTTTTTTCGGCCGTCCCAACCAGTATTTCTGGTCGGCGTTTCCAGCTATTCTTCATCCATCTCCATCCAGTTTTATCCAGCTCCGGTAAGGGCCCCCTCGCCGGAGCACGGTGGTTACCTATCGTTGTCAACTCCGGCAAGGCCAATCTCATCGGAGAACGCATGAAAAATGACGGTCGGAACTCCGGCGAAGCCTGCGTTCACCGGAGTTCGGATTGAAAAGTCGGAAGAACGAAGTTACACAGCAACTTTCGTTGTCCGTAATTGCTAGGAATAAAGTATTCAGAATTCAAAACTGCATCACCGTAGGTGCCTCAAGGGATTACAAAATATTCTCTGCATCCAAGAAAGTTGTCTAGTGTAGTGTAGCGTTGATATTTAGAGAAAAGATCGACATACTCACTTCGTATCAAATATTTGATTTTTCAATTTTGGGATACAACGAAGCCATCTTTTCTCGGGCATGATTATTTGTAAAATGCCAACGGATTTTTGATGATCGGGTATTCCGTTCCCGCTCCCATGCAGTCAACTCCGAACGGAGTTTTTCGAGGTCATCAATTCTGCGGTGTAAACATTGCCTGGTCATAACGTTTAATTCTATTTCGGCAATATTCAACCAACTGCCATGTAATGGCGTGAAATGAATCTCTAGGCGGCGGACGATCCTGCGTGCCTCTTCGGGCGGAAATGCTCTGTAGAGTGAAGCGAGTGTATGTGTATTGAGATTATCCATAACCAAAGTGATTTTTTCAACCTCGGGATAACCAATATCTACAAGGTATTGAATCTCCTCGGCCCAATCTACTGAGGTTCGCTGCTTGCGGACGTTCACATGTCGGACTCCACCAAGTGGTTCAGTGAAGATAAAAATGCTACAAGTGCCTTCTCGCACATATTCAGAATCAATTTTTTGGTCACTGCCTTTTCGCATAGGAAGAGGTTCCCTTGATTCACCCAAAAGTTGATAGGGTTTTTCGTCCATACAAACGACCGGGTGTTGAGGATCGTAAGGTAACTCATATACGTCGAGGACATCTTCCATGCACGCTACGAATGCTGCGTTTTCTTTTGACGGGATGCACCAGTATTGTTTTTTGTGAGGTCGTAATTCGTTTTTTTTAAGGTCCTTCCGATGGCATCCTTGCCAACCGGAATTTCAAGTTCAACTTTTGCTTTCTCTTCCAGAAGGCGAAGGGTCCATCTGGAACGACCTTCTGGAGCTGGGCCGCAGGCCATTTCAATGAGTTTTGCTTCCGCGCGTCCATCGATTTTCCGACGGGCATTATCCGAATTGACACTTCTACCGACGGATAGAACTTTTTCAACACCACCGTCAATGTAGTACTTGATTACATTGTGCACAGTCGCGAAACAAACACCGATAGATTTGACGCATTGTTGATGGGTAGATGGTTTTCCATGCGCTTCATCGAGGTCTAATAAAATTTGGCATCTGCATTTTATGGTCCGAGTAGTCGTTTTCTTACGCAGAATGCTTTTTAATCTGCGTACTTCATCATCTGTTAATGAGATAACGTACTTCTTGTTTCTGCCCATTTTAAGCCACCGCCGTTTATTTTTATTATACTGCACAACGAAAGCAACTCTAACAGATTCAAACTCAACAGCTTACTTATTTGTCAACGCTACACTACACTAGCTTCACGGGTTAGCCCTTCGGAAATTAGATAAATCTGACCCATTGCGCTCTACGATGCTCATTCAGGGCCAGATTTCCTAAATTTCTTTCAGGGCTGAACGAACCCGTTCAGCTTTTCGCGTAAAAGCTTTGCGCCGCAATTATGAAAACGCTATAATGGGTATATTAACTTGTTGAGGTGATGACATGTATCAACCGGCACAAAACAGATACGACAAAATGATCTATAACCGCGTAGGCAACAGCGGTCTGAAACTGCCTGCCATTTCCCTAGGGCTTTGGCATAACTTCGGCGAGGTGGATCTGTTCGACAACTCGCGCAAAATGGTCCAACGCGCCTTCGATCTGGGGATCACCCATTTCGATTTGGCGAACAACTACGGTCCGCCTCCAGGCAGTGCGGAAGAAACTTTCGGCAAGATTTTGAAAAAGGACTTCCTGCCTTACCGGGATGAGCTGATCATTTCCAGCAAGGCCGGCTACGATATGTGGCCCGGTCCTTATGGCGAATGGGGCTCCAAAAAGTATTTGACGGCGAGCATTGATCAAAGCCTGAAACGGATGGGGCTTGATTATGTGGATATCTTTTATTCGCACCGCCCGGATCCGGAAACACCTTTCGAAGAGACTGCCCAAGCCTTGGATCTGATGGTCCGTCAAGGGAAAGCCCTGTATATCGGCATCTCCAACTATTCTGCGGAGCAGACAGCGGAAATAGCCGCCATCTTCAAAGATTTGAAGACGCCGTTCATCATCCACCAACCGGCCTACAACATGTACAACCGTTGGATCGAGGATGGTCTGCAGGATGTGTTATCGGCCAATAAATTGGGTACCATCGCCTTCAGCCCGTTGGCGCAAGGCATGCTGACCGATCGCTATCTGCATGGCATTCCGGAAGATTCACGCGCGGGCAGACCGTCTTCACCGTTCCTGAACGCGGAGCGAGTGCAGGAAACCATCGAGAAATCACGCGCTCTGAACGAAATCGCCCAGAGACGCGGCCAAACATTGGCTGAGATGGCCGTTGCTTGGATTCTCCGTGACGGGAAAGTCACAAGCGTGCTGATCGGCGCCAGCAGAGTGAGCCAAATCGATGACAACGTGAAAGCATTGGAAAACCTTGAATTCACCAATGAAGAATTGGATGAAATCGAAGCAGTATTGGCAAAATAATGAAATAGGAACAGCTCCCCGAATGATGCAAGGCATCGTTCTGGGAGCTGTTTTTTGTTGATTGGTTGATGCAGCTGCATCAGTGCACAGGCTCCTTGGACAGAAAATAGTATTACTATTTTGCAGAAATCTGCTTGCAGACAATCAGAATGTTGGGTAAAGTGAATAA contains these protein-coding regions:
- a CDS encoding heavy metal-binding domain-containing protein — protein: MIITTTTHVEDKKVTSYEGIVFGEVITGINVFKDFGAGIRNIVGGRSKSYEDELTIARENALAEMESRASAKGANAIIGMKMDYEVLGADNGMLMVTCSGTAVRLTDESDYLG
- a CDS encoding helix-turn-helix domain-containing protein, yielding MGRNKKYVISLTDDEVRRLKSILRKKTTTRTIKCRCQILLDLDEAHGKPSTHQQCVKSIGVCFATVHNVIKYYIDGGVEKVLSVGRSVNSDNARRKIDGRAEAKLIEMACGPAPEGRSRWTLRLLEEKAKVELEIPVGKDAIGRTLKKTNYDLTKNNTGASRQKKTQHS
- a CDS encoding DNA topoisomerase III, whose protein sequence is MGKSLVLAEKPSVARDIARVLQCEKQGQGYLEGKDYIVTWALGHLVTLADPEAYDVKYKNWNLADLPMLPQDLKLTVIKQSGKQFNAVKSQLVRNDVSDIIIATDAGREGELVARWIIEKAKVTKPVKRLWISSVTDKAIKDGFQNLKPGKDYENLYQSAVARSEADWYIGLNATRALTTKFNAQLNCGRVQTPVVAIIARREAEIKKFQPKTYYGIEAQTDTKLKLIWQDEKTNDTKSFERDKVTAIIKKLDKQQATVVAVDRKPKKAYAPGLYDLTELQRDANKLFGYSAKETLNIMQKLYEQHKLLTYPRTDSRYLSNDIVATLPDRLKACAIKEYRPLVNKVLAKPIKANKSFVDDSKVSDHHAIIPTEQVVLIGKLSAQELKIYDLVVKRFLAVLFPAYEYEQLTLRADIGGERFVARGKTVTAAGWKEVYSNRTEDEESEDGLQEQLLPKIEAGDVLAVRYVSETSGQTKPPAYFNEATLLTAMENPAKYMETADKALAQTLKETGGLGTVATRADIIEKLFNSFLIERRGQEIHVTSKGKQLLELVPEELKSPALTAEWERKLEQIAAGKLKKDVFINEMKAYTKEIVSEIKTSEGKFKHENISTKTCPECGKPMLEVNGKKGKMLVCQDRDCGYRKNVARVTNARCPQCMKKMELHGEGDGQIFTCKCGYREKLSAFNERRKKGSGGKAAKQDVQKYLKKQNKDEEPVNNALFEALKKLKLDD
- the mgrA gene encoding L-glyceraldehyde 3-phosphate reductase, with the protein product MYQPAQNRYDKMIYNRVGNSGLKLPAISLGLWHNFGEVDLFDNSRKMVQRAFDLGITHFDLANNYGPPPGSAEETFGKILKKDFLPYRDELIISSKAGYDMWPGPYGEWGSKKYLTASIDQSLKRMGLDYVDIFYSHRPDPETPFEETAQALDLMVRQGKALYIGISNYSAEQTAEIAAIFKDLKTPFIIHQPAYNMYNRWIEDGLQDVLSANKLGTIAFSPLAQGMLTDRYLHGIPEDSRAGRPSSPFLNAERVQETIEKSRALNEIAQRRGQTLAEMAVAWILRDGKVTSVLIGASRVSQIDDNVKALENLEFTNEELDEIEAVLAK
- the topB gene encoding DNA topoisomerase III, coding for MKTVILAEKASQAAAYASSFQKKATVAGNYVIQDSLFDGETVIVHASGHLLGLLQPEEYDPKWKKWSLDHLPIFPENYKYKIQYGKGKQMANIKQQLKEADRIIIATDSDREGENIARSIIRHAGAEKKEMKRLWINSLESNEIRRGFTELLDGKDTYPSYIEAQSREIADWLVGMNLSRLYTIALQKAGIKEGAFSVGRVQTPTLFMIYKRMKEIAAFKEETHYECLARITVTNGTFEAKYQHEFESKQEMKTFISTHKLAAEMPAVIKRFEANENKRELAPRLYSLSDLQRAANAKFKMGAKDTLATVQSLYEAKLLSYPRTDATVITKNEFAYLKANLSGYLGILGHTIDKPNLTPRKKHVDDAKVQEHYAIIPTKKVPDQARIAKLNANQQKIYDLVLRRTMAMFEADFIYDEPTIITDIGGLDFVASGKIIKNLGWKKLEGNTREKGEPEDKILPMVTVGETGTAVLATKEKKTTPPKPYTEGTLIAAMKNAGKEVDDAEDKAILKETHGIGTEATRAGVIENLKDRGYITASKNQLAITEKGTLLCEAVAGNKMSDVAFTAEWEKYLAKIHKGEGDQDYFLENIKRFVMEILGTKNEMLQSEGIAERIDAAGDGAVVGVCPVCGKEAIIKGSYLQCQDYGESCSFRISRYIARRYLSPEEAKELLARKETKRLSGFKKKDGKSFSTALLLGKDEAGNYAVSFKPFAPSKKKPLRKKTQ
- a CDS encoding VOC family protein; this encodes MKFEKIHHVAIIASDYEASKVFYTEVLELPIIRENYRADRDSYKLDLKLGESEIELFSFPNPPERLSGPESVGLRHLCFYVEDVEATVAELNRKGVETEPIRLDDYTNKKFTFFKDPDGLPLELHE
- a CDS encoding ECF transporter S component, whose amino-acid sequence is MEPDRNVRKTVGFGVRRLALLSILTALSYVGRMVFQFIPNVQPVTAVLIILTLTLGMTDGFIVAILSIVLTNFLLGMGPWTIAQIASFGVLIVVTGLVMKPFYSTSQKRSRRIFFALFAFFGGLLYGFVISIISVKLMGINSFWAYYIAGIPFDLLHGLGNAGFYLILEPILAPLLLAQQKKT
- a CDS encoding IS630 family transposase codes for the protein MPSKENAAFVACMEDVLDVYELPYDPQHPVVCMDEKPYQLLGESREPLPMRKGSDQKIDSEYVREGTCSIFIFTEPLGGVRHVNVRKQRTSVDWAEEIQYLVDIGYPEVEKITLVMDNLNTHTLASLYRAFPPEEARRIVRRLEIHFTPLHGSWLNIAEIELNVMTRQCLHRRIDDLEKLRSELTAWERERNTRSSKIRWHFTNNHAREKMASLYPKIEKSNI